Genomic window (Deinococcus arcticus):
AATCTGCGCCGCCACCGCCAGGGCCAGGGTCAGGGTGTGGTCCTGCGCCCAGACGGTCAGGGTGCCCAGCGCCGTGTCCATACCGTCCACCCGCACCGGGGCGCCGGGGGTCAGGCCTGCGGCCATCAGGGCGCGCAGCTGCGCAGCGTCGTCATCGGGAATGCGGGCCACCACCGCGTGGTCGCCGGGGGCCAGCTGCGACAGGCGCCGCTGCGGCTGCGCCGGCAACTCGCCGTCCACGGTGGGAATGGGGTCGCCGTGGGGATCGTGGGTGGGGTCGCCCAGCCACGCGGCAATCCGGGCTTCCAGGCGCTCCGAGAGGGCGTGTTCCAGCCGCTCGGCTTCCTCGTGCACCTCGTCCAGCGGCACGCCCAGCGCGCGGTGCAGAAACAGTTCCAGCAGGCGGTGGTGGCGCAGCACTTCCAGCGCCACGCGCTCGCCCTCGGCGGTCAGCTGCGCGCCCTGGTACGGGGCGTGCGAGACCAGGCCCTGTTCGGCCAGCTTGCGCAGCATGCCCGTCACACTGGCCGGGGCCACTTCCAGCGCGGTGGCCAGCGCCTGGGTGTTCACCTTTCCGGTCTGCCCCAGCACATACAGATGTTTCAGGTAATCCTCCGCAGAGCGGGAGAGGGGGCGGCCGGTCATGGGGCCCAGTGTAGCGGGGGGGCAGGTGGGGCGCGGCCCAGGGCCACCGGTCCCCGCCGCGCCCTGGTCCTTCTTTAGGGGGATTTCCGCGCGCCCTTCTCCCCGTACGGTGATCCGTGTATGGCCAGTCTGCGCCCAGGACCCCGTGCCCGGCTGGGGGCCCTGTTTGTCCTGTGTGTGCTGGTGCTCCTGTGTGCGCTGGCAGCCGGGCTCGCGTGGCCCCGGCCGCCCAGCCCGGCCTTGTGGTCCGATCCCCGCACCTGGGGAGGCCACGTGCCGGTGGCGGGGCAGGCGGTCACCATTGCACCGGGAAAAAGCGTTCTGCTGGACCTCAGTCCGCCGCCTCTGGGTTTTCTGAACATTCAGGGAGAACTGCTGGTGCGGGACGAACCGGGGGCCGGCACGCTGACCCTGCAGGCCGCCAGCATTCAGGTGGGGGGGCGGTGGCAGGTGGGCGAGCCGGACCGCCCGCTGCGGCGCCGGTTTCAGGTGACGCTGGGCTCGGGGCAGCGCGTGACGGCGCCGGACAATGGGCTGGTCACGGTGCCCGCCGGGGGTTCCCTGGAACTGTGGGGAACCCTCCCCAGCCGCTGGACCCGGCTGAGCCGCTCGGCCCTGGCCGGCAGCCGCACCCTGCACCTGGCCAGTCCGGTCAACTGGAAGGTGGGCGATGTGCTGGCGCTGGCCCCCACCGGCTTTGATCTTCAGGAGGCCGAACGGGTCCAGATCGCGGCTCGCTCACCGGATGGCCGGGAGCTGACCCTGCGGGCGCCCCTGCGGCACACCCACTTTGGACAGGTGACCGAGGGCGTGGACGAACGGGCCGAGGTGGGGGTCCTGACCCGCACCATCGCGTTTACCAGCGTGGCCGAGGCTCGCCGGGCCCGGCTGGGCGGCGGCCTCATGGTGCTGGCGGGCGGCACCCTGAAGGCCAGCGGCGCGGCGTTCAGCGGTCTGGGCCGCGCGGGCCAGAAGGGCTTTTACCCGGTTCACTTTCACCGCGCCGGGCGGCAGACCCAGTCCTTTGTCGCTGACTCCAGTTTCCACGACACCTTCAACCGGTGCCTGAGCCTGCACGGCACCCAGGACACGCGTCTGGAAGGAAACGTGACCTTCAATGCCGTGGGACACTGCTTTTTTCTGGAAGACGGCACCGAAACGGGCAACAGACTGCTGGGCAATCTGGCGGTTCAGACGCGCGGCGCCGCGCCCAGAGACGCGATTTTAGAGACCGATGTCTTTGCAGCCGCGTACTGGATCACCAACCCCGACAACGTCCTGAGGGGCAATGTGGCCGCCGGGGCCGAGCATTCGGGCTTCTGGTACTCGCTGCCGCCCCAGCTGCAGGGCGACGGCGTGACCCCGGAAGAACAGCAGACCATTCGGCCCCGGCGCACGAATCTGGGGGAATTCCGGGACAACGTGGCCCACTCCACCGGGCACACCGGCCTGTTCGTGGACAACCTGAAAAACCCGCCGGGCGTGCTGGAAGCGCCCAACTACAGCCCCCCGCAGCGGGCCGATTTTCAGGGCCTGACCGCCTACAAAAACCGCCGGCGCGGCGCGTGGTTGCGCGGCACCAATCTGCGCCTCAGCGGGGTGCGGCTGGCCGACAACGCCATCGGGGTGACCTTTGCGGCGGCCGACACCGAACTGGTCGGCGGCGTGGTGGTGGGCGAAAGCCAGAACCGGACTGGCCCCCCCAAACCGCAGGAGCCCCACTTTCCTCTGAGGGGCTTTGAGTTCTATGACGGCCCGGTCACCGTTCAGGACATTCACTTTGCTCAGTTCGTCTCCACCCCCACGCGGCCTGCGGGGGCGCTGGGGGCCCTGCAATACAGTCCTTTCTTCTTTCACCCGGCCAGCCAGGCCGCGCAGCTCCGGTTCTCCAACGCGCAGCCCGTCTACCTGGCCCCCAGGGCGCTGCCAGCTCCCGAGGACGCTGGAGCCGACGGCTACCGGAGCGCCGCTTTTCTGGATGTGGACGGCTCTGTGACTGGTCAGGCAGGAACCTCGGTCTTGCTGGACACCCCCTTTCTGACCAACACCCGCGCCTGTCAGGCCCGGCCGGCGTGGGGCGCGGTCAGCTGCGCCGGTTCACCTGTCAGCCTGTTCGTGCTGAATCTGGACGCGCAGCCCGGGCCCTTTGGACCGCTCACGCTGCGCCGGGAGGACGGCGCCCCCATGACCCTCCGGGGCAATCCCCGCCAGGGCCCCAACCGCTCCTTTCAGACCAATCTGTGGGCCAACCACACCTACCGCCTGACGCCCGCCCGCTGGCCACGCCATCTGCGGCTGGCCGCCCACCACCTCAGCGGATCAGACGACCTGAGGCTGACCCTGGCCACCCGCAAACCAGCCCGCATGACCCTGACCCCAGGCAGCACGGCCAGCTGGAGCGGCGGCCACCTGTACCTCCGGCTGAAATCGAGGCCCGTGGGTACCCCCACCTCGGCGGTGGTGGACCTGTGGTTCTGACCGGCCGGGCCCGCTTCCTGGTTACCACCCTGGCCGCCCTTCTGCTGATGCTCACCCTGACCCAGGCCACCCGGCCGCCTGCCCCGGTGCCGGGCGCGCTGGACCTGTCGGGCACGGCCGCGCAGGAGCGGCTGCACCTGCCCCAGGCCGCTTCGGTGCGTCTGCGCAGCAACGGTTTTGTCCACATGGCGTCTCTCGCCGTGACCCTGAACCGCAAGACCGGGCCCCAGACAGACCGACAGGCCCTGGCCATTCAGGCCGTGAACGCGGCGTACCGGGCCTTTCCAGGGCTGGCCGGGGTGGACGTGGCCGTCTTCGACGCGGGCAAGTACCTGGGCTTCGCGTCCCGCACCTCACCGCCCCTGCTGACCCTGTCGGTGCCGGCCGGGGACCGGCGGACCTTTGCCCGCGCGCTGAAAGCAGGCACCTACCCGCGTGTGTGGCCAGGGGCTCCGTCGGCGGTCATGCCTCCCCAGGCACCCGCCCCTGTCATCTCGCTGCTGCGGCCCGTGTGGCGCGGCCCTGCGGGGCAGCAGGCCGTTGCCCTGACCTTTGATGACGCCCCCCACCCGCTCTACACGCCGCTGCTGCTGGACCTTCTGCGCCGGTATGACGTGCCCGCCACCTTCTTTGTCATTGGCCAGAATGCAGAGCGCTACCCCTATTTCGTGCAGGACATGGTCCGGGCCGGTCATCAGGTGGGCAACCACACGTATTCCCACGCGCCCCTCACCCCGCTCAACGAGGCCGAGGTGCGCTCAGAACTGGCACGGACCTCCCGGCTGCTCAGGCGCCTCACTGGCCAGGACATCACCGTCTTCCGGCCGCCCGGCGGTGGCCTGAGCCAGACCGTCCTGCGGGCCGCCGCCGCCAATCAGCTCCGAACCGTCATGTGGAGCCACGACGCGGCCGACTATCTGAACCCAGACGCCCAGGGGCTGGAGGCGGCGTTTGCAGGGACCCTGCACCCCGGGCAAATCACGCTGCTGCACGACAAGGTCGAGAGCACGGTGAGCGCCCTGCCGGCCATGATTCAGGAGGCACGGGCCCGGCAGTACGTGTTCAAGACAGTGGACGGCCTGCTGAATCCTGAGCCCGCGCGGAGGCTCGTGGGCCAGCAGCCTGGAGCGGCAACTCCTTAACGCCAGATTCGCGCCACCTTTTTCCAGGGCGCCCCAATGGCCGGAGGGAACTTTTGCGGCCCTTGTCCCCTCTAACATTCGAGGTGCCCTTGAATGACCCCTATGCCCCCCTGCCGGACACCGAACTGGTGCGCCTCGCCCTGCGCGACGAGGCCGCCTTTGAGGCCCTGGTGAGGCGCCACGCGGCGGGGGTGCACCGCCTGGCGGCGAGCATGGTGGGGCCGGGCGCCGCCGACGACGTGGTGCAGGAGGTGTTTATCAGCCTTCACCGGTCCCTGAAGACCTTCCGGGGCGAAGCCAAATTCAGCACCTGGCTGCACCGCGTGACCCTGAATGCCTGCTACGGCGCCCTGAAGGCCCGGACCACCGTGCCCCTGAGTCAGGAGCCCGAGCCGCGCGCTCCGCACAGCCCGGTGCACCGCAGCGAGCAGGCGCAGGTGCGCGAACGCCTGGCCGCCGCCCTGAACCAGTTGCCGCGAGACCAGCGCGAGGCGATTGCCCTGCGCGAACTGTCGGGCCTGGACTACGCCGAGATTGCCCAGATCACGGGCGCCGAACTGGGCACCGTGAAAAGCCGCATTGCCCGCGCCCGCGCCGCCCTGCGCGCGTGGCTGACCAACGCTGGAGTCACCCCATGACCATGCCCGGTAACCAAGTGCCTGATAACCCAGTGGCCGACGACCTGGACACGCTGCTGACGCAGGCCCGCACCCTGTCGCCCGACGACGAGGGCGCCGCCGAGCGGTTTCTGGCCCGCTTCCGTGCGGCGCCCCGCCCGGCCCCGAAGCGCGCCGCGTGGTGGCCGACCCTGCTGGCCTCGGCCGCCGTCGTGGTGGGGCTGCTGGCCCTGCGCCCGGCCCCCGCCCTGCCTGCCAGCGCCGCCTACGACGCCTACCAGAGTGCCTGGGGAGAGGGCTGGTGAGGCCTGCAACCACGTGGGCGCTGGTCCTGCTGACCCTGCTGGGGGGCGTGGCCCACGCCGCCGACCCCACTGCTGATATGAGTGAGGTGCTGAGCGCCCTGAAACGCGCCCGCACCCTGGCCGCCCGTGGGCAGGTTGAGGTCACCGTGCTGTTTCCGCCGCGCGAGGTGCCCACCCGCCGCGCCGCCGCCCTGCCCGTGCTGACGGTGCGCCCGGCCCTGCTGCAGAAGAACTTTTCTGTTACGCGCGTCGGCCCCGAGACCGTCGCAGGCCGCGCGGCCACCGTGTTCGACCTGACCCCGAAAGCAGGCCAGGCCGCCCGCTGGCGCCTGTGGGTGGACACGGTCTGGAATGTTCCCCTGGCTTTTGAGGAACGGAGCGTGAACGGCGACCTGGCCCGCCGGGCCGTCTTCACCAGGGTGAACGCCGCCCCCGCCCGCCAGACCCTGACCCTGCCGCCGCTGCCGGCAGGCCTGAACGGGGCGCTGGCCCGCGCGCTCCCTGGCCTGCGCCTGCCGCCTGGCTTTGTGCCGTCGGGCGTCCAGGCCCGCCCCGCCGGCCGCGAGGTCACGCTGACCGACGGCCTGAACACCCTGACCCTGGTGGTGTCGGCCAGGAACGTGAGGGCGGCGCCGGGGGTGGCCTCGCGGCGGGTGGGGGGCGTGTTCGTGTGGCTGGTGGGCAACCTGCCGCAAAATAACCTCACGACCGCCCTGTCTGGCATCCGCAGCGCCGACGAGACCCCGCTGGGAACTTTTCAGGCCCCCGCGCCCTCTAATCCATAAATCCCCCCTGCTTTCAGGAGTCCGTCATGTCCCTCTCTCCCCTGCCCCGCACACTGACCGCCGAAGACGCCGCACACTTTCTGCGCCGCACCGCGTTTGGCGCTTCCGACGCCCAGATTCGCGCCCTGGTGGGCCAGGACGCCCGCACGGTGGCCAAGGCCGCCCTGGCCTTTGACCAGACCCTGGCCCAGGGCAATCCCTTTGACCCGTTGCAGGGGGCCTCGCCGGGCGCCTCGATTCAGCTCACGCGCGGCGCGTGGCTGTATGAACTGGTGTACGGCCCCCATCCCCTGCGCGAGAAGCTGGCCCTGACCTGGAGCAACCACTTTGTTGTCGGCACTGACAAGGTGCGCAATGCCCCGGCCCTGGCGGGGTACCTGGCCCTGCTGCGCCGCCACGCGGCGAGCGACAGCTTCGAGCGCTTCACGCTGGAAATCGCCCAGAGCCCCGCCATGCTGCGCTACCTGGACAACGACCAGAACCGCAAGGGCCGCCCCAACGAGAACTTCAGCCGCGAACTGCTGGAACTGTTCACCACCGGCATCGGGCCCTACACCGAGGCCGACGTGCGCGAGGGTGCCCGCGCCCTGACCGGCTGGACCTACGTGGGCGGGCGCGGCAACAGGCAGTATCTGGACGAGCCGAAATTCGTGTTTCAGGCCGGGCAGTTTGACGGCGGGCGCAAAACGTACCTGGGCCAGAGCGGCAACCTGCGGGGCGAGGACATCGTCCGGCTGGCCACGGCCCACCCGGCCACGGCCACCTTCGTGGCCCGCAAGCTGCACCGCGCCTTTGTGGCCGATACCCCCGACGAGCAGGCGGTGGCGGGCAGCGCCGAGACGTGGCGCCGCACGAAAGGCAACGTGGGGGCGGTGCTGGAAGAGCTGCTGAGCAGCGAGGCCTTTTACACCAGCCGCGCCCGCATCATCCGTTCACCCATCGAGTTCATCGTGGGCGCCCTGCGCACCCTGGGGCAGCCCCAGTTCGACGCCAAGACGCTGCTGAACCTCACCCAGACTGCCGGGCGCATGGGCCAGCTGCTGCTGGAACCCGACACCGTCAAGGGCTGGGACGGCGGGCGCGAGTGGATCAACGACTCCACGCTGCTGCTGCGCCTGCAGGTGGCCGCTGGCCTGACCCTGACCTCCAAGGCCCCCAACCTGAGCGAGCCCCCCAGCCTGCTGGCCATGACCGGCCAGGAGCGCCCGGCCGCGGCCGTGCTGCTGTCCAGCCTGAAGGGCCGCCAGCGCACCTATCTGGGCATGATCAGCCCCGAATTCCAGCTGGCGTAGGGGGACTCCGGGCCATGAGCCATGGGCTCTGGGCCATGAGGGGCCATGAAACCCCGGTGTCTCTTCTCCACAAGCCTTTCCCACTGCCCACAACCCACGCCCCACTTCCCTTCCGAGGTTCCCCCCATGACCAACCGACGCGACTTTCTGAAACTTTCGGCGCTGGCGGTGGCGGCCACCAGTGGCATGCCGGGCTTTCTGGCGCGCGCTGCGGCGCAGGCCGGCGGCCACAAGACCCTGGTGGTCATCCAGCTGACCGGCGGCAACGACGGACTGAACACGCTGATTCCCTACACCAACGGCGCCTACTACGCCGCGCGCCCCAACATCGCCATTCCCAGAAAAGACGTGCTGACGGTCACGGGCGACCTGGGCATGCACCCCAGCCTGCGCCCGCTGATGTCCCTGTGGGACGGCGGCAAGCTGGCCTGGATGGAAAACGTGGGCTATCCCAACCCCAACCGCAGCCACTTTGCTTCCATGGCCATCTGGCACACCGCCGACCCCACCCAGGCCCAGGCCGAAGGCTGGATTGGCCGCCTGGCCGAGCAGATTGGCGATCCCTTCTGTGCCAGCAACGTGGGCGGCTCCACGCCCCAGGCGCTGCGGGCGAGCGACTTCAGCCTGCCCAGCATCGAATCCACCGACAATTTTCAGCTGAAACTGCCCGACGGCATGCAGACGCCCTTTCAGTCCATGCTCAATTCCCCGCGCACGGGCGAGGCCGCCTACCTCACGCGGGCCACCCGCCAGATGCTGAAAAATACGGCCCGGGTGCAGGAAAACGCCAAGAAGTACCGGGCCGGCGCCACCTATCCCCAGACCAGGTT
Coding sequences:
- a CDS encoding metal-dependent transcriptional regulator, which translates into the protein MTGRPLSRSAEDYLKHLYVLGQTGKVNTQALATALEVAPASVTGMLRKLAEQGLVSHAPYQGAQLTAEGERVALEVLRHHRLLELFLHRALGVPLDEVHEEAERLEHALSERLEARIAAWLGDPTHDPHGDPIPTVDGELPAQPQRRLSQLAPGDHAVVARIPDDDAAQLRALMAAGLTPGAPVRVDGMDTALGTLTVWAQDHTLTLALAVAAQIHVAWPGAGR
- a CDS encoding G8 domain-containing protein — its product is MASLRPGPRARLGALFVLCVLVLLCALAAGLAWPRPPSPALWSDPRTWGGHVPVAGQAVTIAPGKSVLLDLSPPPLGFLNIQGELLVRDEPGAGTLTLQAASIQVGGRWQVGEPDRPLRRRFQVTLGSGQRVTAPDNGLVTVPAGGSLELWGTLPSRWTRLSRSALAGSRTLHLASPVNWKVGDVLALAPTGFDLQEAERVQIAARSPDGRELTLRAPLRHTHFGQVTEGVDERAEVGVLTRTIAFTSVAEARRARLGGGLMVLAGGTLKASGAAFSGLGRAGQKGFYPVHFHRAGRQTQSFVADSSFHDTFNRCLSLHGTQDTRLEGNVTFNAVGHCFFLEDGTETGNRLLGNLAVQTRGAAPRDAILETDVFAAAYWITNPDNVLRGNVAAGAEHSGFWYSLPPQLQGDGVTPEEQQTIRPRRTNLGEFRDNVAHSTGHTGLFVDNLKNPPGVLEAPNYSPPQRADFQGLTAYKNRRRGAWLRGTNLRLSGVRLADNAIGVTFAAADTELVGGVVVGESQNRTGPPKPQEPHFPLRGFEFYDGPVTVQDIHFAQFVSTPTRPAGALGALQYSPFFFHPASQAAQLRFSNAQPVYLAPRALPAPEDAGADGYRSAAFLDVDGSVTGQAGTSVLLDTPFLTNTRACQARPAWGAVSCAGSPVSLFVLNLDAQPGPFGPLTLRREDGAPMTLRGNPRQGPNRSFQTNLWANHTYRLTPARWPRHLRLAAHHLSGSDDLRLTLATRKPARMTLTPGSTASWSGGHLYLRLKSRPVGTPTSAVVDLWF
- a CDS encoding polysaccharide deacetylase family protein; translation: MVLTGRARFLVTTLAALLLMLTLTQATRPPAPVPGALDLSGTAAQERLHLPQAASVRLRSNGFVHMASLAVTLNRKTGPQTDRQALAIQAVNAAYRAFPGLAGVDVAVFDAGKYLGFASRTSPPLLTLSVPAGDRRTFARALKAGTYPRVWPGAPSAVMPPQAPAPVISLLRPVWRGPAGQQAVALTFDDAPHPLYTPLLLDLLRRYDVPATFFVIGQNAERYPYFVQDMVRAGHQVGNHTYSHAPLTPLNEAEVRSELARTSRLLRRLTGQDITVFRPPGGGLSQTVLRAAAANQLRTVMWSHDAADYLNPDAQGLEAAFAGTLHPGQITLLHDKVESTVSALPAMIQEARARQYVFKTVDGLLNPEPARRLVGQQPGAATP
- a CDS encoding RNA polymerase sigma factor, whose translation is MPLNDPYAPLPDTELVRLALRDEAAFEALVRRHAAGVHRLAASMVGPGAADDVVQEVFISLHRSLKTFRGEAKFSTWLHRVTLNACYGALKARTTVPLSQEPEPRAPHSPVHRSEQAQVRERLAAALNQLPRDQREAIALRELSGLDYAEIAQITGAELGTVKSRIARARAALRAWLTNAGVTP
- a CDS encoding sigma-E factor regulatory protein RseB domain-containing protein → MRPATTWALVLLTLLGGVAHAADPTADMSEVLSALKRARTLAARGQVEVTVLFPPREVPTRRAAALPVLTVRPALLQKNFSVTRVGPETVAGRAATVFDLTPKAGQAARWRLWVDTVWNVPLAFEERSVNGDLARRAVFTRVNAAPARQTLTLPPLPAGLNGALARALPGLRLPPGFVPSGVQARPAGREVTLTDGLNTLTLVVSARNVRAAPGVASRRVGGVFVWLVGNLPQNNLTTALSGIRSADETPLGTFQAPAPSNP
- a CDS encoding DUF1800 domain-containing protein, translating into MSLSPLPRTLTAEDAAHFLRRTAFGASDAQIRALVGQDARTVAKAALAFDQTLAQGNPFDPLQGASPGASIQLTRGAWLYELVYGPHPLREKLALTWSNHFVVGTDKVRNAPALAGYLALLRRHAASDSFERFTLEIAQSPAMLRYLDNDQNRKGRPNENFSRELLELFTTGIGPYTEADVREGARALTGWTYVGGRGNRQYLDEPKFVFQAGQFDGGRKTYLGQSGNLRGEDIVRLATAHPATATFVARKLHRAFVADTPDEQAVAGSAETWRRTKGNVGAVLEELLSSEAFYTSRARIIRSPIEFIVGALRTLGQPQFDAKTLLNLTQTAGRMGQLLLEPDTVKGWDGGREWINDSTLLLRLQVAAGLTLTSKAPNLSEPPSLLAMTGQERPAAAVLLSSLKGRQRTYLGMISPEFQLA
- a CDS encoding DUF1501 domain-containing protein, whose translation is MTNRRDFLKLSALAVAATSGMPGFLARAAAQAGGHKTLVVIQLTGGNDGLNTLIPYTNGAYYAARPNIAIPRKDVLTVTGDLGMHPSLRPLMSLWDGGKLAWMENVGYPNPNRSHFASMAIWHTADPTQAQAEGWIGRLAEQIGDPFCASNVGGSTPQALRASDFSLPSIESTDNFQLKLPDGMQTPFQSMLNSPRTGEAAYLTRATRQMLKNTARVQENAKKYRAGATYPQTRFAGQLREAARLIAAGVGQRVLYVSLGGFDTHAGQRAEQDALLSTLAEGLAAFQTDLEKQGVARDVVVMGFSEFGRRVAENGSAGTDHGKGSVMFALGQGVKGGVHGSSPDLEKLSDGDIMYKQDFRGVYAEALTKWLNLNAREILGGSFTGPSWLA